One genomic region from Portunus trituberculatus isolate SZX2019 chromosome 5, ASM1759143v1, whole genome shotgun sequence encodes:
- the LOC123513851 gene encoding TAR DNA-binding protein 43-like isoform X1, producing MVNMSCYIQVCEDENDEPIEIPTEDDNTLLLSTLVAQFPGACGLKYRHAESRSMRGVRLVDGRLHAPDEGWNYVFFCVFPKENKRKSDDHLESSMSKTKRMESKQRCSDLIVLGLPWKTTEKELREYFEPFGEVLMAQVKKDPKTNQSKGFGFIRFGNYETQVRVLSQRHMIDGRLCDVKIPNSKVTHPCYSASLYDQQQPFGANEFQWPMGLASHADWPGMGNLPPREGQVQQVNSKVFIGRCTEDITADDLREYFSKFGEVTDVFIPKPFRAFAFVTFLDPEVAQNLCGEDHIVKGTSVHVSNAAPKSDPNRGPFGRGGRMDGRYGQYGSYGGGMNNGGSWNQAGSRDMPNLAALGTSLGLGSGQGGQGSGQNVNPLNMGALTMPMLAALSQASWGLLGNLQQQNQDGTQAPGYSQGGQPSQGGPPSNPPPVNQTGGGGGGSHGSWGTGGSSGGSWGDGSQGGSWGPSQGGRDKYNRYDM from the exons ATGGTCAATATGAGTTGCTACATCCAAGTGTGCGAGGATGAGAACGACGAGCCCATTGAGATCCCCACCGAGGACGACAATACCCTGCTTCTGTCGACCCTCGTGGCGCAGTTCCCCGGTGCGTGCGGCCTCAAGTACCGCCATGCCGAGAGCCGTTCCATGAGAGGCGTCAGGCTGGTGGACGGCAGGCTGCACGCTCCGGATGAAGGCTGGAACTATGTCTTCTTCTGCGTGTTTCCTAAAG aAAACAAGCGTAAGAGCGATGATCACCTGGAGAGTTCTATGTCCAAAACCAAGCGCATGGAGAGCAAACAACGGTGCTCTGACCTCATTGTGCTTGGCCTACCTTGGAAGACCACTGAAAAGGAACTGCGCGAGTACTTTGAGCCTTTCGGGGAAGTTCTCATGGCTCAG GTTAAGAAGGATCCCAAGACCAACCAGAGTAAAGGGTTTGGTTTCATTCGGTTTGGCAATTACGAGACTCAGGTGCGCGTCCTCTCCCAGCGGCACATGATTGACGGGCGGCTGTGTGACGTGAAGATTCCCAACTCGAAGGTAACACACCCTTGTTAT AGCGCCTCACTGTACGACCAACAGCAACCTTTTGGAGCCAACGAGTTTCAATGGCCGATGGGTTTGGCGTCGCACGCTGATTGGCCAGGCATGGGGAATCTTCCGCCGCGC GAAGGCCAAGTTCAGCAGGTGAACAGCAAGGTGTTCATCGGCCGCTGCACCGAAGACATCACCGCGGACGACCTGCGCGAGTACTTCAGCAAGTTTGGTGAGGTCACCGATGTTTTCATTCCTAAGCCATTCAGGGCCTTTGCCTTTGTCACTTTCCTAGATCCTGAAGTAGCTCAGAATCTGTGTGGGGAGGACCACATAGTGAAGGGTACGTCTGTCCATGTGTCCAACGCCGCGCCCAAGAGTGACCCAAACCGCGGCCCTTTTGGGCGTGGCGGGCGCATGGATGGCCGTTATGGGCAGTACGGCAGTTATGGTGGGGGTATGAACAATGGGGGAAGCTGGAATCAGGCGGGGAGTCGGGACATGCCCAACCTGGCTGCTCTTGGCACGTCCCTGGGGCTGGGGTCGGGTCAGGGTGGGCAGGGCAGTGGGCAGAATGTCAACCCTCTCAATATGGGGGCGCTGACTATGCCTATGCTGGCAGCTCTGAGTCAGGCCAGCTGGGGGCTACTGGGCAACCTGCAGCAGCAGAACCAGGATGGGACACAGGCTCCGGGGTACAGCCAGGGGGGTCAGCCGAGCCAGGGGGGTCCTCCGAGCAACCCCCCTCCAGTTAACCAgactggaggtggaggaggaggtagtcaTGGTAGCTGGGGCACTGGGGGCTCCAGTGGGGGGAGCTGGGGTGATGGCAGTCAGGGGGGGTCTTGGGGGCCTTCTCAGGGGGGCCGTGACAAGTACAACAGGTATgacatgtaa
- the LOC123513851 gene encoding TAR DNA-binding protein 43-like isoform X2 has protein sequence MVNMSCYIQVCEDENDEPIEIPTEDDNTLLLSTLVAQFPGACGLKYRHAESRSMRGVRLVDGRLHAPDEGWNYVFFCVFPKENKRKSDDHLESSMSKTKRMESKQRCSDLIVLGLPWKTTEKELREYFEPFGEVLMAQVKKDPKTNQSKGFGFIRFGNYETQVRVLSQRHMIDGRLCDVKIPNSKSASLYDQQQPFGANEFQWPMGLASHADWPGMGNLPPREGQVQQVNSKVFIGRCTEDITADDLREYFSKFGEVTDVFIPKPFRAFAFVTFLDPEVAQNLCGEDHIVKGTSVHVSNAAPKSDPNRGPFGRGGRMDGRYGQYGSYGGGMNNGGSWNQAGSRDMPNLAALGTSLGLGSGQGGQGSGQNVNPLNMGALTMPMLAALSQASWGLLGNLQQQNQDGTQAPGYSQGGQPSQGGPPSNPPPVNQTGGGGGGSHGSWGTGGSSGGSWGDGSQGGSWGPSQGGRDKYNRYDM, from the exons ATGGTCAATATGAGTTGCTACATCCAAGTGTGCGAGGATGAGAACGACGAGCCCATTGAGATCCCCACCGAGGACGACAATACCCTGCTTCTGTCGACCCTCGTGGCGCAGTTCCCCGGTGCGTGCGGCCTCAAGTACCGCCATGCCGAGAGCCGTTCCATGAGAGGCGTCAGGCTGGTGGACGGCAGGCTGCACGCTCCGGATGAAGGCTGGAACTATGTCTTCTTCTGCGTGTTTCCTAAAG aAAACAAGCGTAAGAGCGATGATCACCTGGAGAGTTCTATGTCCAAAACCAAGCGCATGGAGAGCAAACAACGGTGCTCTGACCTCATTGTGCTTGGCCTACCTTGGAAGACCACTGAAAAGGAACTGCGCGAGTACTTTGAGCCTTTCGGGGAAGTTCTCATGGCTCAG GTTAAGAAGGATCCCAAGACCAACCAGAGTAAAGGGTTTGGTTTCATTCGGTTTGGCAATTACGAGACTCAGGTGCGCGTCCTCTCCCAGCGGCACATGATTGACGGGCGGCTGTGTGACGTGAAGATTCCCAACTCGAAG AGCGCCTCACTGTACGACCAACAGCAACCTTTTGGAGCCAACGAGTTTCAATGGCCGATGGGTTTGGCGTCGCACGCTGATTGGCCAGGCATGGGGAATCTTCCGCCGCGC GAAGGCCAAGTTCAGCAGGTGAACAGCAAGGTGTTCATCGGCCGCTGCACCGAAGACATCACCGCGGACGACCTGCGCGAGTACTTCAGCAAGTTTGGTGAGGTCACCGATGTTTTCATTCCTAAGCCATTCAGGGCCTTTGCCTTTGTCACTTTCCTAGATCCTGAAGTAGCTCAGAATCTGTGTGGGGAGGACCACATAGTGAAGGGTACGTCTGTCCATGTGTCCAACGCCGCGCCCAAGAGTGACCCAAACCGCGGCCCTTTTGGGCGTGGCGGGCGCATGGATGGCCGTTATGGGCAGTACGGCAGTTATGGTGGGGGTATGAACAATGGGGGAAGCTGGAATCAGGCGGGGAGTCGGGACATGCCCAACCTGGCTGCTCTTGGCACGTCCCTGGGGCTGGGGTCGGGTCAGGGTGGGCAGGGCAGTGGGCAGAATGTCAACCCTCTCAATATGGGGGCGCTGACTATGCCTATGCTGGCAGCTCTGAGTCAGGCCAGCTGGGGGCTACTGGGCAACCTGCAGCAGCAGAACCAGGATGGGACACAGGCTCCGGGGTACAGCCAGGGGGGTCAGCCGAGCCAGGGGGGTCCTCCGAGCAACCCCCCTCCAGTTAACCAgactggaggtggaggaggaggtagtcaTGGTAGCTGGGGCACTGGGGGCTCCAGTGGGGGGAGCTGGGGTGATGGCAGTCAGGGGGGGTCTTGGGGGCCTTCTCAGGGGGGCCGTGACAAGTACAACAGGTATgacatgtaa
- the LOC123513851 gene encoding TAR DNA-binding protein 43-like isoform X3: MVNMSCYIQVCEDENDEPIEIPTEDDNTLLLSTLVAQFPGACGLKYRHAESRSMRGVRLVDGRLHAPDEGWNYVFFCVFPKENKRKSDDHLESSMSKTKRMESKQRCSDLIVLGLPWKTTEKELREYFEPFGEVLMAQVKKDPKTNQSKGFGFIRFGNYETQVRVLSQRHMIDGRLCDVKIPNSKVTHPCYEGQVQQVNSKVFIGRCTEDITADDLREYFSKFGEVTDVFIPKPFRAFAFVTFLDPEVAQNLCGEDHIVKGTSVHVSNAAPKSDPNRGPFGRGGRMDGRYGQYGSYGGGMNNGGSWNQAGSRDMPNLAALGTSLGLGSGQGGQGSGQNVNPLNMGALTMPMLAALSQASWGLLGNLQQQNQDGTQAPGYSQGGQPSQGGPPSNPPPVNQTGGGGGGSHGSWGTGGSSGGSWGDGSQGGSWGPSQGGRDKYNRYDM, encoded by the exons ATGGTCAATATGAGTTGCTACATCCAAGTGTGCGAGGATGAGAACGACGAGCCCATTGAGATCCCCACCGAGGACGACAATACCCTGCTTCTGTCGACCCTCGTGGCGCAGTTCCCCGGTGCGTGCGGCCTCAAGTACCGCCATGCCGAGAGCCGTTCCATGAGAGGCGTCAGGCTGGTGGACGGCAGGCTGCACGCTCCGGATGAAGGCTGGAACTATGTCTTCTTCTGCGTGTTTCCTAAAG aAAACAAGCGTAAGAGCGATGATCACCTGGAGAGTTCTATGTCCAAAACCAAGCGCATGGAGAGCAAACAACGGTGCTCTGACCTCATTGTGCTTGGCCTACCTTGGAAGACCACTGAAAAGGAACTGCGCGAGTACTTTGAGCCTTTCGGGGAAGTTCTCATGGCTCAG GTTAAGAAGGATCCCAAGACCAACCAGAGTAAAGGGTTTGGTTTCATTCGGTTTGGCAATTACGAGACTCAGGTGCGCGTCCTCTCCCAGCGGCACATGATTGACGGGCGGCTGTGTGACGTGAAGATTCCCAACTCGAAGGTAACACACCCTTGTTAT GAAGGCCAAGTTCAGCAGGTGAACAGCAAGGTGTTCATCGGCCGCTGCACCGAAGACATCACCGCGGACGACCTGCGCGAGTACTTCAGCAAGTTTGGTGAGGTCACCGATGTTTTCATTCCTAAGCCATTCAGGGCCTTTGCCTTTGTCACTTTCCTAGATCCTGAAGTAGCTCAGAATCTGTGTGGGGAGGACCACATAGTGAAGGGTACGTCTGTCCATGTGTCCAACGCCGCGCCCAAGAGTGACCCAAACCGCGGCCCTTTTGGGCGTGGCGGGCGCATGGATGGCCGTTATGGGCAGTACGGCAGTTATGGTGGGGGTATGAACAATGGGGGAAGCTGGAATCAGGCGGGGAGTCGGGACATGCCCAACCTGGCTGCTCTTGGCACGTCCCTGGGGCTGGGGTCGGGTCAGGGTGGGCAGGGCAGTGGGCAGAATGTCAACCCTCTCAATATGGGGGCGCTGACTATGCCTATGCTGGCAGCTCTGAGTCAGGCCAGCTGGGGGCTACTGGGCAACCTGCAGCAGCAGAACCAGGATGGGACACAGGCTCCGGGGTACAGCCAGGGGGGTCAGCCGAGCCAGGGGGGTCCTCCGAGCAACCCCCCTCCAGTTAACCAgactggaggtggaggaggaggtagtcaTGGTAGCTGGGGCACTGGGGGCTCCAGTGGGGGGAGCTGGGGTGATGGCAGTCAGGGGGGGTCTTGGGGGCCTTCTCAGGGGGGCCGTGACAAGTACAACAGGTATgacatgtaa
- the LOC123513851 gene encoding TAR DNA-binding protein 43-like isoform X4 codes for MVNMSCYIQVCEDENDEPIEIPTEDDNTLLLSTLVAQFPGACGLKYRHAESRSMRGVRLVDGRLHAPDEGWNYVFFCVFPKENKRKSDDHLESSMSKTKRMESKQRCSDLIVLGLPWKTTEKELREYFEPFGEVLMAQVKKDPKTNQSKGFGFIRFGNYETQVRVLSQRHMIDGRLCDVKIPNSKEGQVQQVNSKVFIGRCTEDITADDLREYFSKFGEVTDVFIPKPFRAFAFVTFLDPEVAQNLCGEDHIVKGTSVHVSNAAPKSDPNRGPFGRGGRMDGRYGQYGSYGGGMNNGGSWNQAGSRDMPNLAALGTSLGLGSGQGGQGSGQNVNPLNMGALTMPMLAALSQASWGLLGNLQQQNQDGTQAPGYSQGGQPSQGGPPSNPPPVNQTGGGGGGSHGSWGTGGSSGGSWGDGSQGGSWGPSQGGRDKYNRYDM; via the exons ATGGTCAATATGAGTTGCTACATCCAAGTGTGCGAGGATGAGAACGACGAGCCCATTGAGATCCCCACCGAGGACGACAATACCCTGCTTCTGTCGACCCTCGTGGCGCAGTTCCCCGGTGCGTGCGGCCTCAAGTACCGCCATGCCGAGAGCCGTTCCATGAGAGGCGTCAGGCTGGTGGACGGCAGGCTGCACGCTCCGGATGAAGGCTGGAACTATGTCTTCTTCTGCGTGTTTCCTAAAG aAAACAAGCGTAAGAGCGATGATCACCTGGAGAGTTCTATGTCCAAAACCAAGCGCATGGAGAGCAAACAACGGTGCTCTGACCTCATTGTGCTTGGCCTACCTTGGAAGACCACTGAAAAGGAACTGCGCGAGTACTTTGAGCCTTTCGGGGAAGTTCTCATGGCTCAG GTTAAGAAGGATCCCAAGACCAACCAGAGTAAAGGGTTTGGTTTCATTCGGTTTGGCAATTACGAGACTCAGGTGCGCGTCCTCTCCCAGCGGCACATGATTGACGGGCGGCTGTGTGACGTGAAGATTCCCAACTCGAAG GAAGGCCAAGTTCAGCAGGTGAACAGCAAGGTGTTCATCGGCCGCTGCACCGAAGACATCACCGCGGACGACCTGCGCGAGTACTTCAGCAAGTTTGGTGAGGTCACCGATGTTTTCATTCCTAAGCCATTCAGGGCCTTTGCCTTTGTCACTTTCCTAGATCCTGAAGTAGCTCAGAATCTGTGTGGGGAGGACCACATAGTGAAGGGTACGTCTGTCCATGTGTCCAACGCCGCGCCCAAGAGTGACCCAAACCGCGGCCCTTTTGGGCGTGGCGGGCGCATGGATGGCCGTTATGGGCAGTACGGCAGTTATGGTGGGGGTATGAACAATGGGGGAAGCTGGAATCAGGCGGGGAGTCGGGACATGCCCAACCTGGCTGCTCTTGGCACGTCCCTGGGGCTGGGGTCGGGTCAGGGTGGGCAGGGCAGTGGGCAGAATGTCAACCCTCTCAATATGGGGGCGCTGACTATGCCTATGCTGGCAGCTCTGAGTCAGGCCAGCTGGGGGCTACTGGGCAACCTGCAGCAGCAGAACCAGGATGGGACACAGGCTCCGGGGTACAGCCAGGGGGGTCAGCCGAGCCAGGGGGGTCCTCCGAGCAACCCCCCTCCAGTTAACCAgactggaggtggaggaggaggtagtcaTGGTAGCTGGGGCACTGGGGGCTCCAGTGGGGGGAGCTGGGGTGATGGCAGTCAGGGGGGGTCTTGGGGGCCTTCTCAGGGGGGCCGTGACAAGTACAACAGGTATgacatgtaa